Genomic DNA from Vibrio vulnificus CMCP6:
AAATCCGGCTAAAAAGTTAAGAGACTTGCCGTAAGTACAAACATAACAAACGCCTCAAGAGGGACTGTCAACGCGTGGCGTTTCCAGTCCCATTGAGCCGCGGTGGTTGCAGTTGTTGCGTTTGAGTTTAGTGGTAATGCGTTGCCAGCCCCTTAGGCGGGCGTTAGGCATCAGTGGCAATTATTCAGAAACTAATATTATGAAAGATATATTTAAACCAGTCTTAGATGACAATGAAGAAGTACTGTGGGTGGAAAAGCCTTATTTTATAGCATACATGCTAAATGCTTCTTTTGTGTTCTTATGCGGAATCCCACTATTTTTATTTTTAGGTAGGTCGTCCTCGGAACTTTTTCCTACAGATCCGGTGCAGCTTTTATCTGAGGGGTGTGTCATGTGGTTTGGTTTAGCGCTAATAATATACAAGTTACTAGTGTATCCAAACACGTTCTATGCGTATTCTAATAAGCGGCTTCTCTTTCGAAGTGGTTTTATGGGTATTGATTACAAAGTGATTGATTACGATAAGATCACAAATGCTGAAGTTAATATTAATCCAATTGAGAGTTTGTTTAACGTTGGAACAATCAAGATTTTTTGTGGTGAAGTCGGCGGTAAAGGTCAACAAATCACTAATGATATAATAGCGATCCCTTACCCAAATGATACATTCAAAAATATCAAACAAGTTTCTATCGATGTTAAGTCTGACTTGCACTATCCCAACTCACTCCGACCTGAAGAGAACCCCGGTTACAAGACCAAATACAAAAAATGATTGATTTTGTTGGGTAAGATGCCTAACAAACTGTTCAAGAGGGATTCGCAACG
This window encodes:
- a CDS encoding PH domain-containing protein, encoding MKDIFKPVLDDNEEVLWVEKPYFIAYMLNASFVFLCGIPLFLFLGRSSSELFPTDPVQLLSEGCVMWFGLALIIYKLLVYPNTFYAYSNKRLLFRSGFMGIDYKVIDYDKITNAEVNINPIESLFNVGTIKIFCGEVGGKGQQITNDIIAIPYPNDTFKNIKQVSIDVKSDLHYPNSLRPEENPGYKTKYKK